From the Armatimonas rosea genome, one window contains:
- a CDS encoding AAA family ATPase yields MPPLAETLLPHEGIQRDGQRLVGLDPIVEELLLQMACQWDGALQDWSEQTQQPVPEDLEDSLTNGVALVLLHGDPGTGKSASARFVSDYYCRIKGITGSILTLTTQARGNGLVGDFAGNIWRAFDQLRALPEGSLKVMIVDEVEGMAVRRSEQQAHHEEKAATDSFLQVADELAGESRMIIFLTTNQPDEIDPALRRRCIAEFGFGRPGPDARRVLLARQLPAFSEAQLDALVTVSEGMTPVDIRAALRGCYMAAVSKMEPLAFEVVQEVLSQRHRTQAV; encoded by the coding sequence ATGCCTCCACTGGCAGAGACTCTCTTGCCACACGAGGGTATTCAGCGCGATGGACAGCGACTGGTCGGCCTCGATCCCATTGTGGAGGAGCTACTTCTGCAAATGGCATGTCAGTGGGATGGGGCGCTCCAAGACTGGTCGGAGCAAACACAGCAGCCGGTTCCTGAAGACCTGGAAGATTCCTTGACCAATGGAGTGGCCCTAGTGCTACTGCACGGTGATCCCGGCACGGGGAAATCGGCCTCGGCTCGCTTCGTCTCGGATTACTACTGCCGTATTAAGGGCATCACGGGCAGCATCCTGACCCTAACCACTCAGGCACGGGGCAATGGCTTGGTTGGCGACTTCGCCGGAAACATCTGGCGAGCGTTTGACCAGCTACGCGCTCTCCCCGAGGGGAGCCTGAAGGTCATGATCGTGGACGAAGTGGAAGGGATGGCCGTGCGTCGCAGTGAGCAGCAAGCACACCACGAGGAGAAGGCGGCGACCGACTCGTTCCTCCAGGTCGCCGATGAGCTTGCTGGTGAGTCTCGCATGATCATCTTCCTGACCACCAACCAGCCCGATGAGATAGACCCCGCACTACGCCGTCGCTGCATTGCAGAGTTTGGCTTTGGACGTCCCGGCCCGGATGCTCGGCGCGTGCTTCTCGCCCGGCAGCTTCCTGCCTTCTCTGAGGCGCAGCTCGACGCCTTGGTGACAGTTTCCGAGGGGATGACACCTGTGGATATTCGGGCTGCGCTACGGGGATGCTACATGGCCGCCGTTAGCAAAATGGAGCCTCTTGCCTTTGAGGTAGTGCAAGAAGTGCTCTCACAAAGGCACCGCACTCAGGCTGTCTGA